One Prodigiosinella aquatilis DNA window includes the following coding sequences:
- a CDS encoding 4-oxalocrotonate tautomerase family protein, with protein MFTQFHHYSGYGDTMPYVNIKITNEGVTAEQKRQLIEGATKLLVDILNKNPKTTVVVIDEVETDNWGIGGISVTERRKANQ; from the coding sequence ATTTTCACACAATTCCATCACTACTCTGGTTACGGAGATACCATGCCCTACGTTAATATCAAAATCACCAATGAAGGCGTCACTGCCGAGCAAAAACGCCAGCTAATAGAAGGCGCGACTAAACTGCTGGTGGATATACTGAACAAAAACCCTAAAACCACTGTGGTGGTCATCGACGAAGTCGAGACAGATAACTGGGGGATCGGGGGTATATCCGTCACCGAACGCCGCAAGGCAAATCAGTAA
- a CDS encoding MFS transporter has protein sequence MHRDSTSANQRQLGTALYGMIVLALGMGIGRFLYTPMLPVMLHEGGFTFSQLSYIASANYAGYLVGSLLFSFNAFHHTSRSRFQLLIAATSTGLLILAMSMTMHPTVVITIRFLAGVASAGMMIFGSMTVLHYTRHPFVIASLFAGVGTGILLGNEYVIAGLNYGLSAKNLWLGASVMSAILLLLLVLLSPRQSVPLTVSVTRPVESQPIEWWQLALLYGMAGFGYIIVATYLPLIAKGLIVPLLSEHLWSVVGVSIIPGCYGWLWAAGRWGILKSLSINLTIQGICVLLTLFSHSTLLFTLGCIGFGATFMGTTSLVMPLAKRLKTPRNINLIGLVTLTYGIGQVIGPLLTSALSSRSNAVATATVCGAVALFMAAGISLLHLDKDKR, from the coding sequence ATGCATAGAGATAGCACGTCAGCTAATCAGCGTCAGCTTGGAACCGCGTTATATGGAATGATTGTGTTAGCTTTGGGCATGGGGATCGGGCGTTTTCTCTACACACCGATGTTACCTGTAATGCTGCATGAAGGTGGATTTACCTTTAGCCAACTCTCTTATATTGCCAGCGCTAACTACGCAGGTTATCTGGTTGGGAGTTTGCTCTTTTCTTTTAATGCTTTTCACCACACCTCCCGTTCACGCTTCCAGCTTCTGATTGCGGCAACCTCCACTGGACTACTGATTTTAGCCATGTCGATGACTATGCATCCCACTGTGGTTATCACTATCCGTTTCCTGGCTGGCGTCGCGAGTGCTGGCATGATGATCTTTGGTTCGATGACGGTGTTGCACTATACCCGTCACCCTTTTGTCATTGCGTCACTATTCGCAGGTGTTGGTACAGGCATCTTATTGGGTAACGAGTATGTGATTGCAGGATTGAATTATGGGCTCTCGGCCAAAAATCTTTGGCTGGGTGCAAGCGTGATGTCAGCCATTTTACTATTGTTACTGGTTTTACTTTCACCGCGTCAATCTGTACCTCTGACCGTTTCTGTCACACGTCCGGTTGAAAGCCAACCGATTGAATGGTGGCAACTTGCCCTGCTTTATGGAATGGCGGGATTCGGATATATCATTGTGGCAACCTATTTACCGCTGATAGCAAAAGGATTGATCGTTCCTTTACTATCAGAACACCTCTGGTCGGTTGTGGGTGTATCTATCATTCCTGGTTGTTATGGGTGGCTATGGGCTGCTGGCCGGTGGGGAATACTTAAAAGTCTCAGCATCAATCTGACCATTCAGGGAATCTGCGTACTGCTGACATTATTCAGTCACTCCACCTTACTTTTCACCCTCGGTTGTATCGGTTTTGGTGCAACATTCATGGGAACAACCTCGCTGGTTATGCCGCTGGCGAAACGACTCAAAACACCAAGGAATATCAATCTTATTGGATTAGTGACACTAACCTACGGCATCGGGCAAGTTATCGGCCCTTTGCTGACCAGTGCACTGTCCTCTAGATCCAATGCTGTCGCGACCGCCACTGTCTGTGGTGCCGTGGCACTGTTTATGGCAGCCGGCATTAGTCTGCTCCATCTTGATAAAGACAAGCGTTAA
- a CDS encoding LysR substrate-binding domain-containing protein — translation MNSVSLNLFKAVADTGSVSAAAKRLHCVSSNVTTRLKQLEASLDVSLFIREKNRLYITPEGEHLLTYANKILGLIEEAASSLRDKKPVGQLRIGAMETTAATRLPSLLSAFSRLMPFVELSLKTSPTLFLVKQVLESELDIGFVADNGMLNHEQLNSAILCRETLVLVTSADHPNVMSGADLRVHKPLAFHQGCNYRSRLVLWLQEQGIDNAVPQEFGSFQAILGCVAAGMGIAMLPENVVKQYEQSLDIRCHSITPAIGEVDTLMIWLKSREASLVVRRFKDFVMQDCLSKIS, via the coding sequence ATGAACAGTGTTTCTTTGAATTTGTTTAAGGCGGTGGCAGATACTGGGTCGGTGTCTGCGGCGGCTAAGCGTTTGCATTGCGTTTCTTCAAATGTCACTACTCGGCTTAAGCAATTGGAGGCGAGTCTGGATGTTTCACTCTTTATCAGGGAGAAGAATCGGCTCTATATCACTCCCGAAGGAGAGCATTTACTGACGTATGCCAACAAAATTCTGGGGCTTATCGAAGAGGCAGCATCGTCATTACGAGATAAAAAACCGGTGGGGCAATTACGCATTGGCGCGATGGAAACAACAGCCGCTACGCGTCTTCCATCATTGCTTTCTGCTTTTAGCCGCCTTATGCCGTTTGTTGAACTCAGCCTGAAAACGTCGCCAACGTTATTTTTGGTGAAACAAGTTTTGGAATCTGAGTTGGATATTGGCTTTGTTGCGGATAACGGAATGCTGAACCATGAACAATTGAATTCGGCAATATTATGCAGGGAAACACTCGTATTGGTGACCTCTGCTGATCATCCAAACGTGATGTCTGGCGCTGATTTACGCGTTCATAAACCGCTCGCTTTTCATCAAGGCTGTAACTACCGTTCCCGTTTAGTGCTTTGGCTGCAAGAGCAGGGTATAGATAATGCCGTGCCACAGGAATTTGGATCTTTTCAGGCTATTTTAGGGTGTGTCGCTGCAGGTATGGGCATTGCTATGCTGCCTGAAAATGTGGTTAAACAATATGAACAGAGTTTGGATATACGTTGCCATTCTATTACCCCTGCGATTGGGGAAGTTGATACGTTGATGATTTGGCTGAAGAGCCGTGAGGCGAGCCTTGTCGTCAGACGTTTTAAAGACTTTGTTATGCAAGATTGCCTATCAAAAATCAGTTGA
- a CDS encoding LuxR family transcriptional regulator: MSVVFFDSETISSIMKNYFHKELNHYNDIKYSYMIVNKKNLTQTVVISNYPDEWIEIYKEGNYQHIDPVVLTALNKVSPFLWLEKNILINSSLKLSEIFNLSKRYNIVNGYTFVLHDQNNNLAMLSILLNKFKTGDIEEMIENNKDKLQMLLITAHEKITSLYRDMTKNNSNKVSNDKEIFSQRENEILYWASVGKTYQEIALILGIKVSTVKFHIGNAVKKIGAINAKHAIRLGIELQLITPILSTSSG, encoded by the coding sequence ATGTCAGTGGTATTTTTTGATAGCGAAACTATAAGCAGCATAATGAAAAATTATTTTCATAAGGAATTAAATCATTATAATGATATAAAATATTCTTATATGATCGTGAATAAGAAAAATCTGACACAAACAGTGGTAATTTCCAATTATCCCGATGAATGGATTGAAATATATAAAGAAGGCAATTATCAACACATCGATCCCGTTGTTCTCACCGCTTTAAATAAAGTTTCTCCTTTTCTGTGGTTAGAGAAAAACATTCTTATTAATTCAAGTTTGAAACTATCAGAAATATTTAATCTTTCAAAAAGATATAATATTGTTAATGGATATACCTTTGTACTTCATGATCAAAATAATAATTTGGCGATGCTGTCTATTTTACTGAACAAGTTTAAAACTGGTGATATTGAAGAGATGATCGAAAATAATAAAGATAAATTGCAAATGTTGCTTATTACAGCGCATGAGAAAATTACTTCTCTTTACCGTGATATGACCAAAAATAATAGTAATAAAGTGTCAAATGATAAAGAAATCTTTTCTCAACGAGAGAATGAAATCCTGTACTGGGCGAGTGTAGGTAAAACATATCAGGAAATTGCACTGATCCTGGGTATAAAAGTGAGTACCGTAAAGTTTCATATTGGTAATGCTGTGAAAAAAATCGGCGCTATAAATGCTAAACATGCGATTAGACTCGGTATTGAGTTGCAGCTTATCACGCCAATTCTTTCCACTTCTAGTGGATGA
- a CDS encoding ATP-dependent Clp protease proteolytic subunit: protein MLLPIQKDDDEKKETEQSNASSLIQQKMLESRSIIISGEIDQKLTEKVVSQLLLLQGISADPIKIYINSQGGHVEAADTIHDMIKFIKPEVHIIGTGWVASAGITIFLAAKKEHRYSLTNTRFMIHQPLGGVRGPASDIEIEAKEIIRMLNRVNQLIADATGQPVEKVKKDTDRNYWMTPQEAMDYGIVGKVLTRYEDLNLD from the coding sequence ATGTTGTTACCGATTCAGAAAGATGACGACGAAAAAAAGGAAACTGAGCAGAGCAATGCTTCATCGCTTATTCAGCAAAAAATGTTAGAGTCCCGCTCTATCATTATTTCAGGTGAAATCGATCAGAAGCTGACAGAAAAAGTGGTTTCACAGCTTCTGTTACTGCAAGGAATCAGTGCCGATCCGATCAAAATATACATCAATAGTCAAGGTGGACACGTTGAGGCCGCAGATACTATTCATGATATGATCAAATTCATCAAACCCGAGGTACATATTATCGGTACCGGTTGGGTTGCCAGCGCAGGGATTACTATTTTCCTCGCAGCAAAAAAAGAACACCGTTACTCCCTCACTAATACCCGTTTTATGATTCATCAGCCACTTGGCGGCGTCCGCGGCCCGGCCAGTGACATTGAAATTGAAGCCAAAGAGATCATTAGGATGCTGAACCGGGTCAACCAATTGATTGCTGATGCAACAGGACAACCGGTAGAGAAAGTAAAAAAAGATACGGATCGTAACTACTGGATGACACCGCAAGAAGCAATGGACTATGGGATTGTGGGTAAAGTATTGACTCGCTATGAAGATTTGAATCTGGACTAA
- a CDS encoding SDR family oxidoreductase: protein MNTSNKTALVTGASRGIGRAIAERLAKDGFTVIVNYAGNAVSAGETVQAITSLGGKAIAIQADVASEADVSRLFAEVKAISGQLDVVVHSAGIMPMAKITTAGLADFDKVIHTNLRGAFLILANAAEYISDGGRIVVLSTSVIAKSFPAYGPYIASKAGVEGLVHVLANELRGRNITVNAVAPGPTGTDLFFNGKSEEQIHTIAKMAPLERIGTPDEIASVVATLVGPDGGWVNSQVIRVNGGFA from the coding sequence ATGAACACATCAAACAAAACAGCGCTGGTTACCGGTGCATCCCGTGGTATTGGCCGCGCGATTGCAGAACGTCTGGCAAAAGATGGCTTTACCGTTATCGTAAACTATGCAGGCAATGCCGTAAGCGCGGGAGAAACTGTTCAGGCGATTACTTCCCTGGGTGGGAAAGCCATCGCTATTCAGGCAGATGTTGCTAGCGAAGCCGATGTGAGCCGCCTGTTTGCAGAAGTAAAAGCTATCAGCGGCCAGCTCGATGTGGTGGTACACAGCGCCGGCATTATGCCGATGGCGAAAATCACCACGGCGGGTCTGGCGGATTTCGATAAAGTGATCCACACCAATCTGCGTGGTGCCTTCCTGATTCTGGCGAACGCGGCAGAGTACATCAGCGATGGTGGCCGTATTGTTGTACTTTCCACCAGCGTTATCGCGAAATCCTTCCCGGCTTATGGCCCATATATCGCTTCTAAAGCAGGTGTGGAAGGTCTGGTACATGTTCTGGCTAATGAACTACGAGGTCGGAACATCACAGTCAACGCTGTGGCACCGGGGCCAACCGGCACAGATCTGTTCTTCAACGGCAAGAGTGAAGAGCAAATCCATACCATCGCAAAAATGGCTCCGCTGGAGCGTATCGGGACACCAGACGAAATCGCCAGTGTTGTCGCTACTCTGGTAGGTCCTGATGGTGGCTGGGTAAACTCCCAGGTTATTCGGGTTAATGGTGGTTTCGCTTAA
- a CDS encoding LysR family transcriptional regulator, with product MDSFRSINAFVHAAELSSYAAAARVLGISPSAIAKSVARLEDDLGVRLFHRTTRSIGLTEEGNVFYERCKFILGEIRDTKALIAETRAFPKGKLHVSVPQIFGHTLLMPLLPKFLGKYPDVQLDIDFEDRVVDLIAEGVDIAVRSGELADNRLVGRKLGEQYFVVCASKKYIESNGTPSTPTELMNHHCIHFKYPTSGRIASWSFIKPYEDLDLPRDLIFNNTHAGLRAAIEGLGIAHLPVYVAEEAFKKKSLIPLLTQFMSPLGSMSLIWPSNRHLSPKVRAFSDFISNELSSGKYLSNNIDIYK from the coding sequence ATGGATAGCTTCAGAAGTATCAATGCTTTCGTCCATGCTGCTGAACTCAGCAGTTATGCGGCTGCCGCAAGGGTCTTAGGTATCTCTCCATCAGCGATCGCCAAGAGCGTAGCGAGACTTGAGGACGATCTTGGGGTTAGACTTTTTCATAGAACAACGCGCAGTATAGGATTGACTGAAGAAGGAAATGTTTTTTACGAAAGATGCAAATTTATCTTAGGTGAGATTAGAGACACAAAAGCGTTGATCGCAGAGACTCGCGCCTTTCCTAAAGGGAAACTTCATGTGAGTGTCCCGCAAATTTTTGGCCATACATTACTTATGCCATTACTACCTAAATTTTTAGGAAAGTACCCAGATGTTCAACTTGATATAGATTTCGAAGATCGTGTTGTAGATCTCATTGCTGAAGGGGTTGATATTGCAGTTAGAAGTGGAGAACTTGCTGACAACCGACTTGTTGGTAGAAAGTTAGGTGAACAATACTTTGTGGTCTGTGCAAGTAAAAAATACATTGAATCAAATGGCACTCCATCCACGCCCACTGAACTAATGAATCATCATTGTATTCATTTTAAGTATCCGACAAGTGGTCGTATAGCGTCATGGTCTTTCATAAAACCATACGAAGACTTAGATCTTCCAAGAGATCTAATCTTCAACAATACGCATGCAGGTTTACGTGCAGCAATAGAAGGATTAGGGATTGCACACCTCCCAGTTTATGTAGCCGAGGAAGCATTTAAAAAGAAATCACTTATTCCTCTATTAACTCAATTCATGTCACCTTTAGGATCGATGTCATTAATTTGGCCATCAAATAGGCACTTATCTCCTAAAGTTAGAGCTTTTTCCGATTTCATAAGTAACGAATTATCTTCCGGAAAATATCTTTCAAATAACATTGATATATATAAATAA
- a CDS encoding nucleoside 2-deoxyribosyltransferase, which produces MSEILHTITSYIAADKTLVIYFAGSIRAGRDDVSTYSKLINKLKEYGKVITEHVGDYNLSIGGQSFLTDKFIHDRDLYWLRNSQVVVAEVTTPSLGVGYEIATAISWRIPVITLFRKGDKVVSAMISGSEGCRHYEYNNVEDANHIIESEMAKLGYEANYES; this is translated from the coding sequence ATGAGTGAAATATTACATACGATCACCAGTTACATCGCTGCAGACAAAACCTTAGTCATTTATTTTGCTGGCTCTATTAGAGCAGGTAGAGACGATGTCTCGACTTACTCAAAGTTAATCAACAAATTGAAAGAATACGGTAAGGTAATTACTGAACATGTAGGTGATTACAATTTATCAATCGGTGGCCAATCATTTCTTACTGATAAGTTTATTCATGATAGAGATCTATACTGGCTGCGAAACTCTCAAGTTGTTGTTGCAGAGGTAACCACTCCAAGTCTTGGTGTTGGCTATGAAATTGCAACTGCAATAAGTTGGCGAATTCCCGTAATTACGCTGTTCAGGAAGGGAGATAAAGTTGTCTCTGCCATGATTTCAGGAAGTGAAGGTTGTCGTCATTACGAATATAACAATGTAGAAGACGCAAATCACATCATCGAAAGTGAAATGGCAAAATTAGGCTATGAGGCAAACTATGAATCGTAA
- a CDS encoding thymidylate synthase yields MNRNITNALVNTLDTILKNGARVGSRDQEQIEILSTLTKINFPTERFLVLPYRNNNVFAQVAETLWVLAGRNDLEFLSNYLPRAEDFSDDKMTWRAAYGPRLRNWKGKIDQLEGVVNRFKEDPLTKRAVMNIFDPESDYQDTKDVPCNNWLHFIQRNGYLDLHVTVRANDAIWGFSGINFFEWSVLHEVIANSLGWKVGKLSWYVGTFHIYNRHYSTAEKISKISHPKSMYEFNVKPTPVTSGIDELDKILSLVFKAENFSRMGEFNKSSEIENKISDHFFRNAAILLKIHNALNLNVDRDIIINYLCDLGKTDFHIAAIEYLSRKWKSQETLNLINEISPDFLKAFNFMRNTTISNLTT; encoded by the coding sequence ATGAATCGTAATATCACAAATGCTTTAGTCAACACTCTCGACACAATATTAAAAAATGGTGCGAGAGTAGGTTCTCGAGACCAAGAACAAATTGAAATCTTATCTACCTTAACGAAAATAAACTTCCCCACTGAAAGATTTCTTGTGTTGCCATATCGTAATAACAATGTGTTTGCACAAGTTGCCGAAACATTGTGGGTTCTGGCGGGAAGAAATGACTTAGAGTTCCTATCTAATTATCTTCCTCGTGCTGAAGATTTCTCTGACGATAAGATGACTTGGAGAGCGGCTTATGGACCAAGGCTGAGGAATTGGAAGGGAAAAATTGACCAATTAGAAGGGGTTGTTAATCGATTCAAGGAAGACCCATTAACTAAACGCGCAGTTATGAACATTTTTGATCCAGAGAGTGATTACCAGGATACAAAGGATGTACCCTGCAACAATTGGCTGCACTTTATCCAACGAAATGGTTATCTTGACTTACATGTAACAGTGCGTGCTAATGACGCCATTTGGGGTTTTAGTGGCATAAATTTCTTTGAATGGAGCGTATTACACGAGGTTATTGCCAACTCACTGGGATGGAAAGTTGGAAAATTATCATGGTACGTCGGGACATTCCATATTTACAACCGTCATTATTCTACAGCTGAGAAAATCAGTAAAATTTCACATCCCAAAAGTATGTATGAATTTAATGTCAAGCCGACTCCAGTTACTAGTGGGATCGATGAGCTCGACAAAATTTTATCTCTAGTCTTTAAGGCTGAAAATTTTTCTAGAATGGGAGAGTTCAATAAATCCAGCGAAATTGAAAACAAAATCAGTGACCATTTCTTTAGAAATGCGGCAATTCTCTTAAAAATTCATAATGCATTAAATTTGAATGTTGATAGGGATATTATAATTAATTACCTTTGTGACCTGGGTAAAACTGATTTTCACATAGCTGCTATTGAATATTTGAGTCGTAAGTGGAAATCACAAGAAACCCTAAATTTAATTAATGAGATATCCCCTGATTTTCTTAAAGCCTTTAATTTTATGAGAAATACTACAATCAGTAATTTAACTACATAG
- a CDS encoding MFS transporter, which yields MKNILKVSVPNINHSKLFVASTVLNATGSGLIMAFMMIYFNRTTTLSLSVIGLAIAVGRALASLVPILIGQLLDKLGPKKLSIYGDFISGIGFIMCLFARDPLTIILTQFLTQAGSHVFWTSNRGLVALASDCKGTQTWFGLIASIRNIGLGLGTIFTSLALSINSDTSLHYVIISSSLFYFLSCLALGIWQPRVSFDETNDLNDQEKQSLKSVFSDTSYCRLLIVNFGLVLAAMVIPLVIVIYATEQLGLSPFFSGGLVILNTIIVALLSTHVASWTKGHDPVHNIKLSYFLNTLSFILFWCASITIENKIATCFILLIAMLIYSFAEMLSTPSVNVLSINLAPRKKNGSYMAAFQMTWSIGMTVSPAIFGWLLDMNKNSTWAVLLILTILIFGIGFRNLKGEVNEHFNY from the coding sequence GTGAAAAATATATTAAAAGTATCAGTGCCCAACATAAATCATTCCAAACTTTTTGTAGCTTCAACAGTTCTAAATGCTACAGGAAGTGGATTGATAATGGCGTTTATGATGATTTACTTCAACAGGACAACGACGTTAAGTCTATCCGTAATTGGATTAGCTATAGCCGTTGGTCGTGCACTTGCATCATTGGTCCCGATTTTAATTGGTCAATTACTAGATAAACTTGGTCCCAAGAAGTTATCCATTTACGGTGATTTCATAAGCGGCATTGGTTTTATAATGTGTCTTTTTGCCAGAGACCCTTTAACAATAATACTTACCCAGTTTTTGACACAGGCCGGCTCTCATGTTTTTTGGACTAGCAATCGTGGACTTGTAGCATTAGCTTCAGACTGTAAAGGAACCCAAACATGGTTCGGTCTAATTGCTTCTATCAGGAATATTGGGCTTGGATTAGGAACAATTTTTACATCTTTAGCTTTATCAATAAATTCTGATACAAGTTTGCACTATGTAATTATCTCTTCATCTTTGTTTTATTTTTTGTCTTGTTTGGCACTCGGAATTTGGCAACCAAGAGTAAGTTTTGATGAGACAAATGATTTAAACGATCAAGAAAAACAAAGTTTGAAATCTGTGTTTTCAGACACTAGCTATTGTCGACTACTTATAGTTAATTTTGGTTTAGTTTTGGCTGCAATGGTCATTCCGTTGGTAATAGTAATTTATGCTACCGAACAACTTGGATTATCACCTTTTTTTTCTGGGGGGTTAGTAATCCTAAACACTATTATCGTGGCCTTATTAAGCACTCATGTAGCATCTTGGACTAAAGGGCACGACCCTGTGCATAATATAAAACTATCATATTTCCTAAATACTTTATCATTTATTCTTTTTTGGTGTGCAAGCATTACAATCGAAAACAAAATAGCTACTTGCTTCATATTGTTAATTGCAATGCTCATCTATAGTTTTGCAGAGATGCTGTCAACACCTTCCGTAAATGTACTTAGTATTAACTTAGCACCCAGAAAAAAAAATGGGAGTTATATGGCAGCTTTTCAAATGACATGGTCTATAGGCATGACGGTATCTCCCGCCATATTTGGGTGGCTTCTTGATATGAATAAAAACTCAACTTGGGCTGTTCTTCTAATACTAACTATTTTGATTTTTGGTATTGGTTTCAGAAACTTAAAAGGAGAAGTTAATGAGCATTTCAACTATTGA
- a CDS encoding ATP-grasp domain-containing protein: MSISTIDSNKVILVIEPIGMGGELLLKATRSLGFHTVIATTEDVYHSMLQGFNDMIDDLIFVDFSAREAAIETLIEESKNKRVSGVVVAWEFLTDIAAEVAHGLNFCGPDATLSRARRNKYFMYRTLAEAKCPLPSLQAVITNKDDINQLPLEELEFPLVVKPAENAASFGVSVINEIKDLPQAFIDASQWTHEYPHGIPFSNEILIQEYIPGQEFSVEGISLSGKYMPWGVTMKFTTPGKARAETGHIFPAPIPDFLRDDVLDVAAKAVIALGITNGISHTEIKLDYEGKPRVIESCSRPAGDYIPRLVELSTDENPLAIYAKQAVDILPTNFTPAHPKRYSAIQFIRPESEGTFNSIEMPSSLAHAEIIESRVTAPFGSNVKPGSTNIERLGWAIFISNSKDYVLQAMDELSQRVKVDIL, encoded by the coding sequence ATGAGCATTTCAACTATTGACAGTAATAAAGTTATTTTAGTGATTGAACCAATTGGAATGGGGGGGGAGTTGCTCCTCAAAGCGACTCGTTCACTCGGATTTCATACAGTCATAGCCACGACAGAAGATGTATATCATTCTATGCTACAGGGCTTCAATGATATGATTGATGATCTAATCTTTGTAGACTTTTCAGCAAGAGAGGCTGCTATTGAAACTTTGATTGAAGAATCAAAAAACAAAAGGGTTTCAGGAGTAGTTGTAGCTTGGGAGTTTTTAACAGACATTGCTGCAGAGGTTGCTCATGGTCTAAATTTCTGTGGACCTGACGCTACTTTGTCAAGAGCAAGAAGAAATAAATATTTCATGTATCGTACCTTAGCAGAAGCAAAATGTCCGCTTCCATCTTTACAGGCAGTGATAACAAATAAAGATGATATCAACCAACTCCCTCTTGAAGAGTTAGAGTTCCCCTTAGTAGTTAAGCCGGCAGAGAACGCAGCGTCTTTCGGTGTTTCAGTAATTAATGAGATAAAAGATCTACCTCAAGCATTTATTGATGCTTCTCAGTGGACTCATGAATACCCACATGGCATCCCATTTAGTAATGAGATCCTTATTCAAGAATATATTCCAGGGCAGGAATTTAGCGTGGAAGGTATTTCATTGTCAGGTAAATATATGCCTTGGGGAGTTACAATGAAATTTACCACCCCGGGAAAAGCACGAGCCGAAACAGGGCACATATTCCCGGCGCCAATACCTGATTTTTTACGAGATGATGTTCTAGATGTAGCGGCCAAAGCAGTAATTGCTTTAGGTATTACCAATGGGATTAGCCATACTGAAATAAAGTTAGATTATGAAGGAAAACCTCGCGTAATTGAGAGCTGCTCAAGACCAGCAGGAGATTATATTCCCCGTCTGGTCGAGCTTTCGACCGATGAAAACCCATTGGCTATTTATGCTAAGCAAGCTGTGGATATTCTTCCCACTAACTTTACACCCGCACACCCTAAACGATATTCTGCCATACAATTTATACGTCCAGAATCAGAAGGCACATTCAATTCTATTGAGATGCCATCTTCTCTTGCGCATGCTGAAATTATTGAATCAAGGGTCACAGCACCATTTGGCTCAAATGTGAAACCCGGCTCAACGAACATTGAACGTTTGGGTTGGGCAATATTCATCTCTAATAGTAAAGATTACGTCCTTCAAGCTATGGATGAATTATCACAAAGAGTAAAGGTTGATATTTTATGA
- a CDS encoding ATP-grasp domain-containing protein, with protein sequence MKLSSSLFIRSLDVNQASPFLEMAWEKIKALSPNSLLLLKDQPKNITPLIPGALYENIDHESISKKVIERVISWSVPNERTIEDVTLLEDVDAVPGPITAIYKLSDKRATKSLFEKFFLPTPNWVVLDREFTHGNLLKESFGNKLELELASRLNFPIISKPLWDCMGHGIEIIRDENDLFKNLSSNAQRNVLIESFIDGYLGCVEIIGTPNNYFFQPPCFTGNSSSGVRSDFDTVRVSNPYFFKEQLNKDIKTRLCNLLTYLDYSGVCCVDFIVKGDDIYFLEINPRISGISCLGSAASGLNSFEALYHISLAQWNIDSFREEFKNNTAIQIGGGLADKLSLLLNNEVGNITVYRDDVINVDGKTSRNIIAGGNNDAIERMFKSLDISIIELLNLQKSTLRSLPVSFEVALKTL encoded by the coding sequence ATGAAATTATCATCTTCACTTTTCATACGGTCCCTAGATGTAAATCAAGCGTCTCCATTTTTAGAGATGGCGTGGGAAAAAATTAAAGCTTTAAGTCCTAATTCGCTTCTTCTTTTGAAGGATCAGCCTAAAAATATTACTCCTTTGATTCCGGGTGCTCTGTATGAAAACATAGATCATGAATCAATTTCAAAAAAAGTGATTGAAAGAGTAATATCTTGGTCAGTACCAAATGAAAGAACCATTGAGGATGTTACCTTACTGGAGGATGTGGATGCTGTCCCTGGCCCCATTACTGCAATTTATAAATTATCAGATAAAAGAGCCACTAAATCACTTTTTGAAAAATTTTTCCTTCCAACTCCAAACTGGGTAGTTTTAGATAGAGAATTTACCCATGGAAATTTACTAAAAGAGTCATTTGGGAATAAATTAGAGCTTGAATTAGCAAGCCGTCTAAATTTCCCTATCATATCAAAACCTCTGTGGGATTGCATGGGCCATGGAATAGAAATAATCAGGGATGAAAATGATTTATTTAAAAACTTAAGTTCAAATGCTCAACGGAATGTTTTAATTGAATCTTTTATCGATGGTTATCTAGGCTGTGTTGAAATTATAGGCACACCAAACAATTACTTCTTTCAACCTCCATGCTTTACTGGCAACAGTAGTAGCGGTGTGCGTTCTGATTTTGATACGGTTCGAGTGTCTAACCCTTACTTTTTCAAAGAACAACTTAATAAAGATATAAAGACTCGTCTATGTAATCTATTAACTTATCTAGATTATTCTGGAGTCTGTTGTGTAGATTTCATTGTGAAAGGCGATGATATCTATTTCCTTGAAATCAATCCTCGCATAAGCGGGATAAGTTGTTTAGGCTCTGCAGCAAGTGGGTTAAATTCTTTTGAGGCTCTTTATCACATTTCGTTAGCTCAGTGGAATATAGATTCATTTCGAGAGGAATTTAAAAATAACACCGCGATTCAAATCGGAGGCGGGCTGGCTGATAAATTATCACTATTACTTAATAATGAGGTTGGGAACATAACTGTTTATCGTGACGATGTTATAAATGTCGATGGAAAAACATCGAGAAATATCATTGCAGGGGGAAATAATGACGCTATTGAAAGGATGTTTAAATCTCTTGATATATCTATAATCGAATTGCTTAACTTGCAGAAATCAACACTTAGGTCGCTACCGGTTAGCTTCGAGGTCGCTTTGAAAACCCTCTGA